From the genome of Streptococcus marmotae, one region includes:
- the tsaB gene encoding tRNA (adenosine(37)-N6)-threonylcarbamoyltransferase complex dimerization subunit type 1 TsaB, producing the protein MKILALDTSNQTLAVALVENGRLQTEMTLAIKKNHSISLMPTIDFLMQSVGWKPADLDRIVVAQGPGSYTGLRIGVATAKTLAYTLGIDLVGISSLQALLPADSKGLVVPLIDARRNHGYAGFYEQGQAVKADTYLSFEALLEEVKNYEQVTFVGEVAAFTEQIEAALPKAQYQATLPSAYQLALDGEHTPVSEVMSFEPRYLKRVEAEENWLKNHEERDRESYIQRV; encoded by the coding sequence ATGAAAATATTGGCACTTGATACGTCTAACCAAACGTTGGCCGTAGCCTTAGTGGAAAATGGGCGTTTACAGACAGAGATGACACTTGCGATTAAGAAAAATCATAGTATTAGCCTCATGCCAACGATTGATTTCTTAATGCAGTCTGTTGGGTGGAAACCGGCTGATTTGGATAGAATTGTGGTAGCACAGGGTCCGGGATCTTATACAGGTTTGCGGATTGGGGTTGCAACTGCAAAGACCTTGGCCTATACTCTGGGGATTGATTTGGTAGGGATTTCGAGCTTACAAGCTCTACTACCAGCAGACAGTAAGGGCTTAGTAGTGCCACTGATTGATGCGAGACGAAATCATGGCTATGCCGGATTCTACGAACAAGGGCAAGCAGTCAAGGCAGATACCTACCTTTCTTTTGAAGCCTTATTAGAAGAAGTGAAAAACTATGAGCAGGTCACCTTTGTAGGAGAAGTTGCAGCTTTTACGGAGCAGATTGAGGCGGCTTTACCCAAAGCTCAGTATCAGGCGACCTTGCCGTCTGCTTATCAGCTTGCCTTGGATGGAGAGCATACGCCTGTGAGTGAGGTAATGTCCTTTGAACCTCGTTATCTCAAGCGGGTTGAAGCAGAAGAAAATTGGCTCAAGAATCATGAGGAAAGAGATAGAGAAAGTTACATTCAGCGAGTATGA
- the rimI gene encoding ribosomal protein S18-alanine N-acetyltransferase encodes MIEIEEYKGQEELARDLFTILCDVYDQAPWTVEQIESDLRQPETVYYLAKEGRELLGFLAVQEIVDELEILQLAVRKDVQGQGIAGRLLHCIQDFAGSVFLEVRASNQRAKGLYERYGFEEIGRRKGYYHGPIEDAIVMKRETDER; translated from the coding sequence ATGATAGAAATTGAAGAATACAAGGGGCAAGAAGAACTTGCACGAGATCTCTTTACCATTTTGTGCGATGTGTATGATCAGGCACCATGGACGGTAGAGCAGATTGAATCAGATCTACGCCAACCAGAAACGGTTTACTATCTGGCAAAAGAGGGGCGGGAACTTCTTGGCTTTCTAGCTGTCCAAGAGATTGTAGATGAATTGGAAATTTTGCAGCTTGCAGTGCGTAAAGATGTTCAAGGTCAGGGGATAGCAGGAAGGCTACTCCATTGTATTCAGGATTTTGCAGGTTCGGTATTTTTAGAAGTGCGGGCTTCCAATCAGCGTGCGAAAGGCTTATATGAGCGCTATGGATTTGAAGAAATTGGCAGGCGTAAGGGCTATTACCATGGTCCGATAGAAGATGCCATTGTGATGAAAAGAGAGACAGATGAAAGATAG
- the tsaD gene encoding tRNA (adenosine(37)-N6)-threonylcarbamoyltransferase complex transferase subunit TsaD: MKDRYILAIETSCDETSVAVLKNDADLLSNVIASQIESHKRFGGVVPEVASRHHVEVITVCIEEALQEAGLEARDLTAVAVTYGPGLVGALLVGLSAAKAFAWANGLPLIPVNHMAGHLMAARSVKELEYPLLALLVSGGHTELVYVSGEGEYSIVGETRDDAVGEAYDKVGRVMGLPYPAGRVIDELAHQGQDIYNFPRAMVKEDNLEFSFSGLKSAFINLCHNAEQKGETLVNEDLAASFQACVLDILLAKTKKALEKYPVKTLVVAGGVAANQGLRERLNQEITDVEVIIPPLRLCGDNAGMIALAAVSEWNKNNLASLDLNAKPSLAFDSL; encoded by the coding sequence ATGAAAGATAGATATATTCTTGCCATTGAGACATCATGCGATGAGACCTCGGTTGCAGTATTAAAAAATGATGCGGACTTGTTGTCCAATGTGATTGCGAGTCAAATTGAAAGCCATAAGCGGTTTGGCGGCGTTGTTCCTGAAGTAGCAAGTCGTCATCATGTAGAAGTAATAACGGTTTGTATTGAAGAAGCTTTGCAAGAGGCAGGGCTTGAAGCGCGTGACCTGACAGCGGTTGCGGTGACTTATGGACCGGGCTTAGTCGGAGCGCTCCTAGTGGGCTTATCAGCCGCAAAAGCCTTTGCTTGGGCAAATGGTTTGCCCCTGATTCCAGTCAATCACATGGCAGGACACCTGATGGCAGCACGTAGCGTGAAGGAGTTGGAGTATCCCTTGCTTGCCTTATTGGTCTCGGGTGGGCACACGGAGCTGGTCTATGTATCAGGAGAAGGTGAGTATAGCATTGTCGGAGAAACGCGAGATGATGCGGTAGGAGAGGCTTATGATAAGGTTGGACGTGTCATGGGGCTTCCCTATCCAGCTGGTCGTGTTATTGATGAATTGGCACATCAGGGACAGGATATTTATAACTTTCCACGTGCCATGGTCAAAGAAGATAATCTAGAGTTCTCATTTTCAGGCCTTAAGTCAGCTTTTATCAACCTTTGTCATAATGCCGAACAAAAAGGAGAAACACTTGTCAACGAAGATTTAGCAGCTTCTTTTCAGGCTTGTGTTTTAGATATTTTGCTGGCAAAGACGAAAAAAGCCCTCGAAAAATATCCTGTCAAGACCTTGGTGGTTGCAGGGGGAGTAGCTGCTAATCAGGGCTTGCGCGAGCGTTTAAATCAGGAAATAACCGATGTTGAGGTCATTATCCCACCCTTGCGCCTCTGCGGTGATAATGCAGGCATGATTGCCTTAGCTGCGGTCAGCGAATGGAACAAGAACAACCTAGCGTCTCTGGATTTGAATGCCAAGCCGAGTCTAGCTTTTGATTCCTTGTAG
- a CDS encoding ISL3 family transposase, with translation MEQLNLITNFLKMKDKNITITNECDMGTHLELHGHLDYTAPKCPSCKGQMAKYDFQKASKIPYLETAGYPLLIRLRKRRFKCKDCGKIAVAETPIVKKNHQISVAVNQKIAQLLIEKQAMTHIAHRLSISTSTVIRKLNEFKFETDWDKLPEVMSWDEYAFKKGKMSFIAQDFDTNNIIAILDGRTQATIRNHFLRYPRKVRNRVKIITMDMFSPYYQLAKQLFPHAKIVLDRFHVVQHLSRAMNRVRTQIMNAFDRKSHEYKTLKRYWKLVQQDSRKLSDKRFYRPTFRMHLTNKEILDKLLSYSDELRQHYELYQLLLFHFQEKNSDHFFDLIEQEIATVNPIFQTVFKAFLKDKDKILNALELPYSNAKLESTNNIIKVIKRNAFGFRSFENFKKRILIAINIKKEKTNLVLSRC, from the coding sequence ATGGAACAACTAAATCTTATCACAAATTTTCTCAAAATGAAAGACAAAAATATCACTATCACTAATGAATGCGACATGGGAACACACTTAGAACTCCACGGTCACTTGGATTACACAGCCCCTAAATGCCCTTCCTGCAAGGGACAAATGGCTAAGTACGACTTCCAGAAAGCCTCTAAAATCCCCTACTTAGAAACTGCTGGCTACCCGCTACTTATCCGCCTTCGAAAGCGTCGTTTCAAGTGCAAAGACTGTGGGAAAATAGCGGTCGCTGAAACTCCTATTGTTAAGAAGAACCATCAAATCTCTGTCGCTGTCAACCAGAAAATCGCACAATTACTCATCGAAAAGCAAGCAATGACACATATCGCACACAGACTCTCCATTTCTACATCTACAGTTATTCGAAAACTCAATGAGTTTAAATTTGAAACGGATTGGGATAAGCTTCCAGAAGTCATGTCCTGGGATGAGTATGCCTTCAAGAAAGGGAAAATGAGCTTTATCGCTCAAGATTTTGACACAAATAACATCATCGCTATCCTTGATGGAAGAACGCAAGCAACCATCCGAAATCACTTTCTGAGATACCCTAGAAAGGTCAGAAACCGCGTTAAAATCATCACTATGGACATGTTTAGCCCTTACTATCAACTAGCCAAACAACTTTTTCCTCATGCTAAAATCGTGCTGGATCGCTTCCACGTTGTGCAACATCTCAGCCGTGCTATGAACCGTGTCCGTACCCAAATCATGAATGCTTTTGACCGCAAATCGCATGAATACAAGACGCTCAAACGCTACTGGAAACTGGTACAACAAGATAGCCGTAAACTCAGTGACAAGCGGTTTTATCGCCCTACTTTTCGCATGCATTTGACCAATAAGGAAATCTTAGACAAGCTCCTATCCTACTCAGATGAGTTACGACAACATTATGAACTCTATCAACTTCTTTTATTCCATTTCCAAGAGAAAAACTCAGATCATTTCTTTGACCTAATTGAGCAAGAAATAGCCACTGTTAACCCTATTTTCCAGACGGTATTTAAGGCGTTTCTAAAGGATAAGGACAAGATTTTAAACGCTTTGGAATTGCCTTATTCCAACGCTAAATTGGAATCTACCAATAACATCATCAAAGTCATCAAGCGTAATGCCTTTGGTTTCAGGAGCTTTGAAAACTTCAAAAAGCGGATTTTGATTGCCATCAACATCAAAAAAGAGAAGACCAATTTGGTCCTCTCTAGGTGTTAG
- a CDS encoding AzlC family ABC transporter permease yields MQGSFVKEGAIDAIPTVLGYASIGLACGIVSVNSGISALEMALMSVFVYAGSAQFVMCAMILAGAPLMSIAVTVFFVNLRHFLLSLHTASMFQKNSLGSNIFIGSFLTDESYGVLLRKQLENPTVSPYWMYGNNLASYTAWVLFTVLGNLIGSFIPNPEGLGLDFALVAMFVGIFAGQLEAMARQIPLRKIGWILLSVFCAYMGLVLVTSSYIAVLVATLIGCFVGVMLDDK; encoded by the coding sequence ATGCAAGGTTCATTTGTGAAAGAAGGGGCAATTGACGCGATTCCAACGGTCTTAGGCTATGCGAGTATTGGATTAGCTTGTGGAATTGTTTCGGTTAATTCAGGTATTTCAGCGCTAGAAATGGCTTTGATGAGCGTGTTCGTATATGCAGGAAGTGCGCAATTTGTGATGTGTGCCATGATTTTAGCGGGTGCGCCTTTGATGTCGATTGCGGTGACGGTATTTTTTGTCAATCTACGTCATTTTCTCCTCAGTCTGCATACAGCGTCCATGTTTCAAAAAAATTCTTTGGGTTCTAATATTTTTATCGGTTCATTTTTGACGGATGAGTCCTATGGTGTCTTGTTGCGGAAACAGTTGGAAAATCCAACGGTATCTCCCTATTGGATGTATGGGAATAATCTGGCTAGCTATACTGCATGGGTGTTGTTTACTGTGTTAGGTAATCTCATCGGCAGCTTCATTCCAAATCCAGAAGGGTTAGGACTTGATTTTGCATTGGTAGCAATGTTTGTAGGAATTTTTGCAGGTCAGCTAGAAGCGATGGCAAGACAGATTCCATTACGGAAGATTGGCTGGATTCTGTTGAGTGTATTTTGTGCATATATGGGATTGGTTCTGGTGACCTCTTCTTATATTGCGGTTCTTGTAGCGACCTTGATTGGCTGTTTTGTGGGGGTGATGCTGGATGATAAATAG
- a CDS encoding AzlD domain-containing protein: MINREMVWMILAAMVVTWVPRILPFVLTKGKSLPPLALRFLRFLPLSIIFALTLSSVVDERVGHFPRFLPIETIALLPTFFVVLKTKNILLAVIVGVVVTASLRFLSGI; this comes from the coding sequence ATGATAAATAGGGAAATGGTATGGATGATTCTAGCTGCAATGGTCGTAACCTGGGTACCGAGAATTCTACCCTTTGTCTTAACAAAAGGAAAATCTCTGCCGCCTCTTGCCTTGCGTTTTTTACGCTTTCTACCTCTTTCCATTATCTTTGCCTTAACCTTATCAAGTGTGGTGGATGAAAGGGTGGGGCATTTTCCGCGTTTTCTACCAATTGAAACCATAGCCTTGTTACCGACTTTCTTTGTTGTTTTGAAAACAAAGAATATCCTGCTCGCAGTTATAGTAGGGGTTGTCGTAACAGCTAGCTTACGCTTTCTTTCAGGAATTTAA
- a CDS encoding ATP-binding cassette domain-containing protein produces the protein MKLALNTISKQFDQKIIFQETSFTFEQGKIYGLLGRNGAGKTTLFNCIARNLVLEHGTIQFEEEDQLRDYDSTEIGFTQTYPQLPAFMTAFEFIRFYMDIHKDKLRSSRSPEEWLTLVGIDHVDQHRLLKDFSHGMQNKVQLLLSLIVQPAVLLLDEPLTSFDPVAAHEFKQLIRKAKKDSVIIFSTHILQLAQDLCDEIVLLHHKELQAVPTERLHDADFEQEIVNLLADK, from the coding sequence ATGAAACTAGCCCTTAACACCATTTCAAAACAATTTGACCAGAAAATCATCTTCCAAGAAACGTCCTTTACGTTTGAACAAGGAAAAATCTACGGACTCCTCGGCAGAAACGGTGCTGGAAAAACAACCCTCTTTAACTGTATCGCCCGTAACCTCGTCCTCGAACATGGGACAATTCAGTTTGAAGAAGAGGATCAGCTACGCGACTATGATTCAACTGAAATCGGCTTTACTCAGACCTACCCGCAACTCCCTGCTTTTATGACCGCCTTTGAATTTATCCGCTTTTACATGGACATTCACAAAGATAAACTGCGTAGTTCACGGAGTCCCGAAGAATGGCTAACACTAGTCGGTATTGACCATGTAGACCAACACCGCTTGCTGAAAGACTTCTCTCATGGAATGCAAAATAAGGTTCAGCTTCTCCTATCTCTCATCGTACAACCAGCTGTGCTCTTACTCGATGAACCTCTGACCTCTTTTGACCCTGTTGCCGCCCATGAGTTCAAACAACTCATTCGCAAGGCTAAAAAAGATTCCGTCATCATCTTTTCGACCCATATCCTCCAACTGGCTCAAGACCTGTGTGATGAAATTGTCCTCTTGCATCACAAGGAGTTACAAGCCGTACCAACCGAACGTTTGCACGACGCCGATTTTGAACAAGAAATCGTCAATCTATTAGCAGATAAATAG
- a CDS encoding NAD(P)/FAD-dependent oxidoreductase — MTHFDTIIIGAGPAGMMAAIAASFYGQETLLLEKNRRLGKKLAGTGGGRCNVTNNGTLEDLLEGIPGNGRFLYSVFSQFDNHDIIRFFEDNGVKLKVEDHGRIFPTTDRSQTIIKALEMKMLDLGVDIRTGTEVLSVKKIDDTFQIKTADNLFTACKVIVTTGGKAYPSTGSTGFGHDIARHFKLAVTEIEAAESPLLTDFPHKALQGISLDDVTLRYDKHVITHDLLFTHFGLSGPAALRLSSFVKGGETAYLDVLPQMSKEELATLLEDEREKALKNVLKTLMPERLAEFFAKSYPLKVKQLSKKERDQLIATIKALPIPITGKMSLAKSFVTKGGVDLKEINPKTLESKKVAGLHFAGEVLDINAHTGGFNITYCLCTGWVAGIQPIPFS; from the coding sequence ATGACACATTTTGATACGATTATTATTGGCGCAGGACCTGCTGGCATGATGGCCGCAATTGCTGCTAGCTTCTATGGACAAGAAACGCTACTCCTTGAAAAGAATCGCAGGCTCGGAAAAAAGCTAGCGGGAACAGGTGGTGGCCGTTGCAATGTAACCAACAATGGCACGCTTGAAGACTTACTAGAAGGCATCCCAGGTAATGGTCGTTTCCTCTACAGCGTCTTTTCCCAATTTGATAATCATGACATCATTCGTTTTTTTGAGGACAACGGTGTCAAGCTAAAGGTCGAAGATCACGGACGCATCTTTCCAACGACCGATCGCTCTCAAACGATTATTAAGGCTCTTGAGATGAAAATGTTGGATTTGGGTGTTGACATTCGAACAGGGACAGAAGTTCTCTCCGTTAAAAAAATCGATGACACCTTTCAGATTAAGACCGCAGATAATCTTTTCACCGCTTGCAAGGTCATTGTCACAACAGGAGGCAAAGCCTATCCCTCAACAGGCTCTACTGGATTTGGTCATGACATTGCCCGTCATTTCAAACTCGCTGTGACAGAGATTGAAGCTGCTGAAAGTCCGCTTCTGACTGATTTCCCCCACAAGGCGCTACAAGGCATTTCGCTAGACGATGTCACTCTCCGCTACGATAAACACGTTATCACCCACGATCTCTTGTTCACGCATTTTGGGCTTTCTGGCCCTGCCGCCCTACGACTATCTAGCTTTGTCAAGGGAGGCGAAACCGCTTATCTCGATGTGCTACCGCAGATGAGTAAGGAAGAATTGGCTACTCTCTTAGAGGACGAACGAGAAAAAGCCCTCAAAAACGTCTTGAAAACCCTCATGCCTGAACGCTTGGCAGAATTCTTTGCGAAGTCTTATCCCCTCAAAGTCAAACAACTGTCTAAAAAAGAAAGGGACCAACTGATAGCTACAATCAAGGCGCTACCGATTCCGATTACAGGCAAGATGTCCCTAGCCAAGTCCTTTGTGACCAAGGGTGGAGTAGACCTCAAGGAAATCAATCCCAAAACCCTTGAAAGTAAAAAAGTAGCAGGACTGCATTTTGCAGGAGAAGTACTTGACATCAATGCCCATACAGGAGGCTTCAACATCACCTACTGTCTCTGCACTGGCTGGGTGGCAGGTATACAGCCGATACCGTTTTCATAA
- a CDS encoding SEC10/PgrA surface exclusion domain-containing protein, whose protein sequence is MKHNTLKTTSVIALATASVSATSMAHAEEIITPATTAEVTTTAAQNEVTKPQLAEAANQAQQTSDAANKAQADMEVAQKQNDTDKASVVAAQADVEKAVGETIPEKISEVENNIQAKSEELTEAKKTVETAKTDLQAAKDAVQPENDKLTSLESAVKEGEAKLADSTSKRDAAAKAQTDAAKEKEDATAAFIASNKAVEAAEKNVEQAEKDEQAAMKSDADKAQAINEAQSAVTAKEKDLATAKAAQVTATKDVEAKQTLVTTAQAKVEAQSSDKYKYVNEGYRVPMTKEAFDTIMSSSPANALRAISREDWPITDKMIFGDEEDQTHTIDVRHLSREELLEISEFAVNTLNGYLDDIEKLVANDSAYAGKRQPRWAVSEETLSVAQEFAAFIQEKYPTTNSHVHQLSNLAKLPTMVNAGLYSYRESFSPGHHTKTMAGLKQLVNDSITRMIFEDGSRRQGHAKHLILEDYWLEEDKLNNPNRAIRLLATTIAPTKTSATDFSIYFNTILRIDGKNSELKLIQSKPTDKEAQQALAQSELKAAQEQLLIAQSNLKSAEEAVTHAQKDVDNAKQALNALQPGSTLETIKAKVQTAKQALADAKAAQTKAANTLKTAEKAEEDATRDFNTFKKAAKDDAAQLQAHQQQLADLKASIATKTAAVKDAQAKYDAAAAKVSELKAGIAKAQDLLANYKNADKLLDEAKAKLNDLITEEATSAKALADAKLALEKATKAAEEAKAHYNKLKAQYDAQQALNTANTGKPENTGSQGNASNQGSAEKQENSKKPENTGNAISQGSYENSGSTAKHRNTNNQGSTENKESSKNLENTGNAANQGNTNYQGNAGYQTNTARPTGNKPAQPTTLPMRTPSTGKTEDKKDGAKNDAPTTLGAGVRQHADGSLSYSRVERSKALPNTGESHSALVSLSGLFLLLTGLSLHRKRKD, encoded by the coding sequence ATGAAACACAACACACTAAAAACAACATCGGTAATTGCCCTTGCTACTGCTTCCGTATCTGCTACATCAATGGCGCACGCCGAAGAAATCATAACACCAGCTACGACTGCTGAAGTAACGACAACTGCTGCTCAAAATGAAGTAACCAAGCCACAACTTGCTGAAGCAGCAAATCAAGCTCAACAAACTTCTGATGCTGCCAACAAAGCGCAAGCTGATATGGAAGTTGCCCAAAAACAAAATGATACAGACAAAGCAAGCGTCGTTGCCGCACAAGCTGATGTGGAGAAAGCTGTTGGTGAAACAATACCTGAGAAAATCTCAGAAGTTGAAAACAACATTCAAGCGAAATCTGAAGAGTTGACAGAAGCTAAGAAAACTGTAGAAACTGCGAAGACTGACTTACAAGCTGCTAAAGACGCTGTTCAGCCTGAGAATGACAAACTCACATCTCTTGAGAGCGCCGTTAAAGAAGGTGAAGCTAAATTAGCTGATAGTACTTCTAAACGTGATGCTGCCGCTAAAGCACAAACAGATGCTGCAAAAGAAAAAGAAGATGCAACTGCTGCGTTCATTGCTTCTAATAAAGCTGTAGAAGCTGCTGAGAAAAACGTCGAACAAGCTGAAAAAGATGAGCAAGCTGCTATGAAATCTGATGCTGACAAAGCTCAAGCGATTAATGAAGCACAATCAGCTGTCACTGCAAAAGAAAAAGACCTAGCCACTGCTAAAGCTGCTCAAGTAACGGCTACTAAAGATGTCGAAGCAAAACAAACCCTAGTTACAACTGCTCAAGCAAAAGTTGAGGCACAAAGCTCAGATAAATACAAGTACGTCAACGAAGGCTATCGTGTTCCAATGACCAAGGAAGCCTTCGACACAATCATGTCATCAAGTCCAGCTAATGCGTTAAGAGCCATTTCACGTGAGGATTGGCCAATAACAGATAAGATGATTTTCGGCGATGAAGAAGATCAGACACATACTATTGACGTGCGCCATCTTTCTCGTGAGGAACTCCTTGAAATTTCTGAGTTTGCGGTCAATACGCTAAATGGTTACTTAGATGATATCGAGAAACTCGTTGCGAATGATTCAGCTTATGCTGGCAAACGTCAACCTCGGTGGGCTGTGTCAGAAGAGACTCTTAGCGTCGCTCAGGAATTCGCTGCATTTATTCAAGAAAAATATCCTACAACGAACTCTCACGTTCACCAATTAAGCAACCTAGCGAAACTCCCCACAATGGTCAATGCAGGACTCTATTCTTACAGAGAATCCTTTTCACCAGGCCACCACACAAAAACGATGGCAGGACTCAAACAGCTCGTTAACGACTCTATCACTCGGATGATTTTTGAAGATGGGAGTAGGAGACAAGGTCACGCAAAACATCTTATCCTAGAAGACTATTGGCTGGAAGAAGATAAGCTGAACAATCCAAATCGTGCCATTCGGCTTCTAGCGACGACCATTGCCCCAACAAAAACGTCAGCAACTGATTTCTCCATTTACTTCAACACTATTTTACGAATAGACGGTAAAAACTCTGAGTTGAAACTGATTCAGTCTAAACCAACTGACAAAGAAGCCCAACAGGCACTTGCTCAATCAGAACTGAAAGCGGCTCAAGAACAACTCTTAATAGCTCAAAGCAACCTAAAATCTGCTGAAGAGGCTGTAACTCATGCTCAGAAAGATGTTGATAACGCAAAGCAAGCACTAAACGCCCTACAGCCAGGCTCAACTCTTGAAACAATCAAAGCAAAAGTCCAAACCGCTAAGCAAGCATTGGCTGACGCAAAAGCTGCTCAAACAAAAGCCGCTAACACTCTCAAAACTGCTGAGAAAGCTGAGGAAGACGCTACTCGTGACTTCAACACATTCAAGAAAGCTGCTAAAGATGACGCAGCTCAATTGCAAGCTCATCAACAACAACTTGCTGATTTGAAAGCAAGCATTGCAACGAAAACTGCTGCAGTGAAGGACGCCCAAGCCAAGTATGACGCCGCTGCTGCCAAAGTCTCCGAGTTGAAAGCGGGTATTGCTAAAGCACAAGACCTCCTAGCAAACTACAAGAACGCTGACAAACTCCTTGATGAAGCGAAAGCAAAACTCAACGACCTCATCACTGAAGAAGCAACTTCTGCTAAAGCCCTTGCTGACGCAAAACTTGCCCTTGAAAAAGCTACCAAAGCCGCCGAGGAAGCAAAAGCCCACTACAACAAGTTAAAAGCCCAATATGACGCTCAACAAGCGCTGAATACAGCTAATACAGGGAAACCAGAAAATACTGGTAGCCAAGGAAACGCTAGTAATCAGGGTAGCGCTGAAAAACAAGAAAACTCTAAAAAACCAGAAAACACTGGAAATGCTATTAGCCAAGGAAGCTATGAGAATTCTGGTAGTACTGCTAAGCACAGAAACACTAACAATCAGGGTAGTACCGAAAACAAAGAAAGCTCTAAAAATCTAGAAAACACCGGAAACGCTGCTAACCAAGGAAACACTAACTACCAAGGAAATGCTGGCTATCAAACGAATACAGCTAGACCAACAGGAAACAAACCAGCACAGCCAACTACGCTTCCAATGCGAACACCGTCAACTGGTAAAACAGAAGACAAAAAAGATGGGGCCAAAAACGATGCTCCAACCACTTTAGGAGCAGGCGTTCGTCAACATGCAGATGGTTCCCTTTCTTACAGCCGTGTAGAGCGCAGCAAAGCCCTACCAAACACAGGAGAAAGCCATTCTGCCCTTGTGTCCCTTAGCGGACTATTCCTGTTACTGACAGGCCTTTCACTTCATAGAAAAAGAAAAGACTAG
- a CDS encoding helix-turn-helix transcriptional regulator yields the protein MQANERLLDLFLHLVKTKQITKKELIEKYNVSGASIQRDIQALKLVMSHLDGLQDDEIIHQPTKGSYSLNKETLAKAGLANLSLLADHKLLAIIKVLINSRAFSKTELQEILSILVPNDFVYKNLLRNEVAFYKGVPSQGIFDKLALILQAISEQRSIAFSYTKNFVTEEFEKTVEMVFFSDMYFYIATANHSSEDDIILENLNKFRINNMENLRLLEKKSSTPPPVQSALSSN from the coding sequence ATGCAAGCAAACGAGCGACTATTAGACCTGTTCCTTCATCTAGTGAAGACGAAGCAGATTACCAAAAAAGAATTAATTGAAAAATATAACGTATCTGGCGCCTCTATCCAGCGAGATATACAAGCGCTGAAGTTGGTCATGAGCCATCTGGATGGTTTACAGGATGACGAGATTATCCACCAACCAACAAAAGGAAGTTACAGCCTCAACAAAGAGACACTGGCTAAGGCTGGACTAGCCAACCTGTCCCTCCTTGCAGACCACAAGCTACTCGCCATTATTAAAGTCCTTATCAATAGCCGAGCCTTTTCCAAGACAGAACTACAGGAGATACTGAGCATCCTCGTGCCGAACGATTTTGTCTACAAAAACCTCCTCAGAAATGAAGTAGCCTTTTATAAGGGAGTACCTAGCCAAGGTATCTTTGATAAACTGGCACTGATTTTACAGGCCATCTCGGAGCAACGGAGCATCGCCTTTAGCTATACTAAAAATTTTGTGACGGAAGAGTTTGAAAAGACGGTTGAAATGGTCTTTTTTAGCGATATGTACTTCTACATTGCGACCGCAAACCATAGCAGCGAAGACGATATCATCTTAGAAAACCTCAACAAATTCCGCATCAATAACATGGAAAACCTACGTCTTTTAGAAAAGAAAAGTTCTACCCCCCCCCCCGTACAATCAGCGCTTTCAAGCAACTGA